In Flavobacterium lacustre, a genomic segment contains:
- a CDS encoding O-antigen ligase family protein, whose protein sequence is MRTETKTNYILIVLLYLFALSTVLYSFEAIQSVVMILSSVFMILQFRSGKPFFTIKTAPFLLSFIIICSIGLWYYSAKSVQLISNNLLLFVVPLFSIYLYQSKRFLENKKNILLTYCYAVGLLCVYIVGYYIKDIPNHQFNWYFARFNIENHLHFHGTYLSLWMGVAVLFVMDFLVKRDESKTYLNYSVAVLMVFLIAGLIIINSRMILYSVLFLSVLNYYFYYYKTNLGSKKKTFLYLIALVCLILFLSQRYIADIEFLYKNAVSNSSRYTICYCSLQTIFDSFFLGMDPNIIQNKLNTCYDNYGFYELSKENINSHNQYLDYFLKGGILLFISFIFTLIVKLRHSLKQKNYLYFSITVLFSFAFITENILVRQYGMFIYVFCDVLLLGAILSDESHNTDKVEKC, encoded by the coding sequence ATGAGAACAGAAACTAAAACAAATTACATTCTAATTGTACTGCTGTATCTTTTTGCTTTGTCAACAGTATTGTACTCTTTTGAAGCCATTCAGTCTGTTGTAATGATTCTCAGCAGTGTTTTTATGATACTGCAATTTCGGTCCGGAAAACCTTTTTTTACGATTAAAACAGCACCTTTTTTACTTTCATTTATTATCATATGTAGCATTGGACTTTGGTATTACAGCGCTAAAAGTGTGCAGCTAATTTCCAATAACCTACTGCTATTTGTAGTGCCATTATTCAGTATTTATCTGTATCAGTCCAAACGCTTTCTGGAAAACAAAAAAAATATTCTGCTGACCTATTGTTATGCTGTTGGTTTACTCTGTGTGTATATTGTTGGGTATTATATCAAAGACATTCCAAACCATCAATTCAACTGGTATTTCGCGCGATTTAATATAGAAAACCACCTTCATTTTCACGGAACCTACCTCAGCCTTTGGATGGGCGTAGCGGTATTGTTTGTAATGGATTTTTTAGTAAAACGAGACGAATCTAAAACCTATCTCAATTATAGTGTAGCCGTTTTGATGGTTTTCTTAATTGCCGGATTAATCATTATAAACTCTCGAATGATTTTGTATTCGGTTCTTTTTTTGAGCGTGCTCAACTATTATTTTTATTACTATAAAACCAATTTGGGGAGCAAAAAAAAGACTTTCCTGTACTTGATTGCCTTGGTGTGTTTGATTCTTTTTCTATCCCAACGCTACATCGCAGATATTGAATTTCTATATAAAAATGCTGTTTCAAATTCCTCCAGATATACCATTTGTTACTGTTCCTTACAAACCATTTTTGACTCCTTTTTTCTGGGTATGGACCCAAATATCATTCAAAATAAACTAAATACTTGTTATGACAATTATGGTTTTTATGAATTATCTAAGGAGAATATTAATTCGCACAATCAGTATTTAGATTATTTTTTGAAGGGTGGAATACTCCTTTTCATTTCGTTTATTTTTACTTTAATCGTAAAATTACGTCATTCTTTAAAGCAAAAAAATTATCTCTATTTTTCAATAACTGTGTTGTTTAGTTTTGCCTTTATCACCGAAAATATTCTGGTTCGACAATATGGAATGTTTATTTATGTGTTTTGTGATGTGCTGTTATTGGGCGCTATTCTGTCTGATGAAAGTCATAACACTGATAAAGTAGAAAAATGCTAA
- a CDS encoding acyltransferase, with product MKRICIALADHVASFCSLFFSYSFLKYSKYFRNRIYSFMVKRNFKNCGKNFYIESPIYLHGAQNIQIGDDFFCFERLRLETFETHNQFTFNPKITIGNNVSINYDCHIGCINSITIGNNVLIASKVFITDHFHGLPNLESLTLPPNKRGLVSKGPVVIADNVWIGEGVTIMPNVTIGKNAIIGANAVVTKSFPENAVIAGNPAKCIKIIQ from the coding sequence ATGAAAAGAATTTGCATAGCATTAGCAGACCATGTTGCTTCATTTTGTAGTCTCTTTTTTTCGTATTCTTTTTTAAAATATTCCAAGTATTTTAGAAACAGAATCTATTCTTTTATGGTGAAAAGAAATTTCAAAAACTGCGGTAAAAATTTCTATATTGAATCTCCAATTTATTTACATGGTGCCCAAAATATTCAAATTGGTGATGATTTTTTCTGTTTCGAAAGATTGCGTCTGGAAACATTTGAAACCCACAATCAGTTCACTTTTAATCCCAAAATTACGATTGGGAATAATGTGAGCATTAATTATGATTGTCATATTGGTTGTATCAATTCCATAACCATTGGGAACAATGTTTTGATTGCCAGTAAGGTATTTATAACAGATCATTTTCACGGATTACCAAATTTAGAATCCTTAACATTACCGCCAAATAAAAGAGGTTTAGTGTCTAAAGGGCCTGTTGTTATAGCAGACAACGTGTGGATTGGAGAAGGAGTCACTATTATGCCCAATGTAACCATTGGAAAAAATGCTATAATTGGTGCCAATGCTGTAGTAACAAAAAGTTTTCCTGAAAATGCTGTAATTGCCGGAAACCCTGCAAAATGCATAAAAATAATTCAATAA
- a CDS encoding oligosaccharide flippase family protein → MIKNVFLSFGINFINFLFPVILIPFYISVFGITNYGLIAICISLINYIAVINDYSWSILGPVKIGQIGENTSALNHYISTVINTKLVLLIPSFVLLFLFIQMYSGIHSNAVLCLSLFVMLFSRSQNSHWIFIGLNKVNVYFIINSVFKISTIVTVLLFIKQRESFQFLFFILGFFDSMIFIFSLLYLYLKCDYSYTFTPFKNIFQELQNGFKMFLTNLTICSILNSGTLILGLFFESKIIGIYSVAEKIIMLCKHTIGVLFQGVFPKICKLGIANIKELNHNLRLIFKSYLVLYSFGTLILIFFSKQIIPFLSSENIEESSRYLVLLSPIPLIASLNQSAYMSLVLHEKKNIYFSGYFIGLLLNIILSFTLTYFFQVEGMIATLILTELFITLFLNYNTLTHKYLNYFNRYD, encoded by the coding sequence GTGATTAAAAATGTCTTCCTGAGTTTTGGAATCAATTTTATAAACTTCTTATTTCCGGTAATTCTGATTCCTTTTTACATTAGTGTATTCGGAATTACTAATTACGGATTAATAGCGATTTGTATTTCCTTGATTAATTATATTGCTGTCATTAACGATTATTCTTGGAGTATTTTGGGCCCTGTAAAAATTGGTCAGATTGGCGAAAACACCTCAGCACTTAACCACTATATTTCAACTGTAATCAATACAAAATTAGTCCTGCTTATTCCTTCCTTTGTATTGCTTTTTCTTTTTATACAAATGTATAGCGGCATACATTCAAACGCCGTTTTATGCTTGTCTTTATTTGTAATGCTCTTTTCGAGGTCCCAAAACTCCCATTGGATATTTATCGGGTTAAATAAAGTCAATGTCTATTTTATAATCAATTCGGTTTTTAAAATCAGTACAATCGTTACCGTGTTATTATTCATCAAGCAACGGGAATCCTTTCAGTTTCTGTTTTTTATACTGGGATTTTTTGATAGTATGATTTTTATCTTTTCGCTTTTATATTTATATCTAAAATGTGATTACAGCTATACTTTTACACCTTTTAAAAACATCTTTCAAGAGTTACAAAATGGATTCAAAATGTTTTTAACAAACCTTACTATTTGCTCTATATTAAATTCCGGAACACTAATTTTAGGTTTGTTTTTTGAATCTAAAATTATTGGAATTTACAGTGTTGCAGAAAAAATAATTATGCTTTGTAAGCATACAATTGGCGTTTTATTTCAAGGCGTTTTTCCAAAAATATGCAAATTGGGAATCGCCAATATCAAAGAATTAAACCACAATTTACGCTTGATATTCAAGTCTTATTTGGTTTTATATTCCTTTGGAACATTAATTTTAATCTTTTTTTCGAAACAAATAATTCCATTTTTAAGCAGTGAAAATATAGAAGAATCCAGTAGATATTTGGTACTTCTTTCCCCTATTCCGCTTATTGCGTCTTTAAATCAATCGGCATATATGTCGTTGGTGCTTCACGAAAAAAAGAATATTTATTTCTCCGGCTACTTCATTGGTTTACTCCTAAACATTATTCTTTCGTTTACACTGACTTATTTTTTCCAGGTCGAAGGAATGATTGCAACACTGATACTTACAGAACTTTTTATAACGCTATTCTTAAATTACAATACCTTAACCCATAAATATTTAAATTATTTCAACCGCTATGATTAA